One Bombilactobacillus folatiphilus genomic window, TCGTGATTTAATGTCTGAATTGAAGATGCCAGCGGGTCCGCAGTTAGGCCAAACTTTGCTGTGGATTCAGCAACAGGTGGTTGCCCAGCAATTAGTTAATCAAAAAGCAGTAATTATTAATGAACTGAAAAATAGGTACGCACAAAGAGGCAGGTAAAGTAATGAAGATGTTGAGTGTTAACGATTTGCAGCAATCTTTTGGTGCACGTAATTTATTTTCCCAAGTTAATTTTAAAATTCAAACGCATGATCGGATTGGTTTACTAGGATTAAACGGTGTCGGAAAAACCACTTTATTGAATTCGTTGGTGGATAAGCGATTATTACGACAAGGAGTTATTGATCGTTCTAAAGACTATCAGATTAGTTATTTATATCAAAATCCACAATTGGATCCTGAAAAAACTATTTTAGACGCAATTTTAGAAGGTAGTGAGCCGCTGTATGTAACGGTTCATCAATATGAAGTTGCTTTAAATCGTTATAGCAAGGATAGTGATAACTCCAAATCCGCACAAACATTTTTTCAAGCTCAGGAAAAAATGGATGCCATTGATGGCTGGGAGTTTCAATCGACTGTAGAAACGATTTTGACAAAATTAGGAATTAAGAATTTTACCCAGCAGATTAAGGAATTATCAGGTGGTCAACAACGTCGAGTGGCTTTAGCGCAAGTATTAGTTTCCGATTCAGACTTATTAATTTTGGACGAGCCGACTAATCATTTGGATGAACATGCAATTGCGTGGTTGGAAACATTCTTGAATAATTATCGCGGTGCAGTTATTTTTGTGACGCATGATCGATATTTTTTAAATGTGGTGGCTAATCGGATCTTGGAATTAAGTAATCAGAGAATCCAGGAATATAGTGGTAACTACGAAGCTTATTTGAGGCAAAAAGCTCAAAATGCAGCGACTCTAGCTGCCACGAAACAACACCAGCAAAACTTGTATCGCCATGAATTGGCTTGGATGAGAGCTGGGGTCCAAGCCAGAGGAACTAAGCAAAATGCGCGTGTGGCCCGTTTTAAGGAATTGAGTCAAACATTAAAACAACAACCGGTGGCGCAAGGCCAATTAAATATTGATATTCAACAGCAACGTTTAGGTAAAGATGTCTTCGAATTACGGCATGCTCAATTGTACTTTGGTGAGGAACAATTATTACAAGATTTATCTTTGCGGATTAATTCTGGTGAGCACTTGGGCATCATTGGTGCGAATGGTGCTGGGAAAACCACATTTTTAAATTTGTTAGCTGGTCGCCAAAAGCTAACTTCTGGGGAGCTTAATATTGGACAAACCGTCAAAATTGGTTATTATACGCAACAAGTTGAACAAATGGATCCAAATCAGCGTGTGATTACTTACTTAGAATCAATTGGGCAGAACGTGGCTAATCAAGAGGGTACGCAAATGTCGGCATCGCAATTACTGGAACAGTTCTTGTTTGCACCTGCTCAACAGGGTGCCTTTATTCGTGATTTATCAGGTGGCGAGCAACGACGTTTATATTTATTGGCTGTTTTGATTCGACAACCCAATGTTTTGCTTTTAGATGAGCCTACGAATAATTTAGATATCGAAAC contains:
- a CDS encoding ABC-F family ATP-binding cassette domain-containing protein; the protein is MKMLSVNDLQQSFGARNLFSQVNFKIQTHDRIGLLGLNGVGKTTLLNSLVDKRLLRQGVIDRSKDYQISYLYQNPQLDPEKTILDAILEGSEPLYVTVHQYEVALNRYSKDSDNSKSAQTFFQAQEKMDAIDGWEFQSTVETILTKLGIKNFTQQIKELSGGQQRRVALAQVLVSDSDLLILDEPTNHLDEHAIAWLETFLNNYRGAVIFVTHDRYFLNVVANRILELSNQRIQEYSGNYEAYLRQKAQNAATLAATKQHQQNLYRHELAWMRAGVQARGTKQNARVARFKELSQTLKQQPVAQGQLNIDIQQQRLGKDVFELRHAQLYFGEEQLLQDLSLRINSGEHLGIIGANGAGKTTFLNLLAGRQKLTSGELNIGQTVKIGYYTQQVEQMDPNQRVITYLESIGQNVANQEGTQMSASQLLEQFLFAPAQQGAFIRDLSGGEQRRLYLLAVLIRQPNVLLLDEPTNNLDIETMTILENYIEQFNGTVVTVSHDRYFLDKITDDLLVFHGKGQIQRYWGSYSKYLKQMKTSLPKKGVKPKMTKGVQAQPQAVKHKLTYAQKLELKDLEPKIDHLEHQQEQLEQQMAQDGDNYQEILKHQQKLTQVKAELDAATNRWLELADKED